The genomic interval attttAATACTACCTAAGTCCCTAAAACTCAGGCAGACATACAGATGTTTCTCTGAGCAGCTAAAAGAGGATCTCATAGTTGGTTCTAAAAAGATCTTGGGTTACATGGGATAGGTACCACATACACTCCTGTAAAACTCCaattaaaaagtatttctatCTTGTATGTATCTTCATCTGTTCTCTGAGTATTTTGGGATACCTCGAGATCCCATACAACCTCCTCTTGAGTTACACCACCCATGCAGTAGCTCTGCATGGCACTGCCAGCTCCACAGACAACTTCAGTGCAGCCCGGCGTGcaggagcctgtgctgcagggaaagcTGACGCAAAGGGGCCACCACTGCTGCCATCTCCTGGCACAACGGAGAACgacagcagcagctttcaaCGCATTGGGAGCTTTCTGTGCACATTCCAACTGCTACTGCAGAAAAATATTAGGCAATTGTTCTCATCCTGAATTTGTTCCATTCAGTATTTCGTGGGGCAGCACTAGATGATGACTTTCACCTGACTAGTAAGTCCAGCAGCCTTGGGAAGTGTTACTGAATCTCCATCAAAACCTTCTGGAAGGTTTTCTTACTCCAGACTGCAAATGACTCAGTGAGTGAATCTGGAGATGTAAAAATGCAATGACATAAACATTATAACATTGCATTTTGCTCTGGTTCTTCTCTACAAACAGAACATCATTTCAAAGGCCAGACCCTGTAAACCCTTTAAGGGATTGTATCAAGTCTTACACTGGGCAGTTGCCCAGTCCCCTTGTCTGCAAACAGCACTTTAATCACAATTAAAATGACCCCGGCCTAAACCCTAGTTCTATTGAAATTTTCCACATACACCTAATCCCACCCTCTCTCTCAAACCCGTACTTCCCTTGAGAACCACTCAATCTAACCCATTCTCCCAGGCTAGGAGCTGAGCTGGACTAGTCCCCAGTTCAGCTATTGCCTTTCATCTGACAGATGGGAAATGAAGATGCTCTGCCTGACTGCTCGGCCATTGTGCAAACaggctttgctttcatttgtgaAAGGCTTTAGCACACAAACTTTTTGtcaattgctttgttttctgaaatacacTTGATTACACCAACATGCAAGACCACTGACGTGTGACACTAGCAGCAGGAAGGTTAAGAGCTTATCtgaaaatgtttataaaatGCCCCCATTTGGGGGAGGCTCAACTGTCTGTATGTCAAAGATTACTTGTCTGCAGTAAATCTGAAACAGTGACAGTAAGCTTCCAAAGAACTAAAGAGTTAAGTCTAGTATTTCTATGATTAAGTTTGTGTGCATACATTAGAATCTTACATTCTACCTCACTCAGGGTTTTTTGGACATGTAACTGCCATAGAACAGCAAGTTCACGCACTTCCAGAACATGCACTCACACTTGTGTGTGAACGAGCTCTCACTCATGTTGGATGCTTGAAGGGATACAGCTGTGTGTACTTTACAACAGAACCCTGCAATAATTCCAGGGAGGAGTAAGTTGTTCATGCATTCTCTTAACTTGGGTAATGGAAAACAAATCGAAGTTTGACTCTGTCCTCCCAAGTGGATATGTGTAAAGTGCACAGCAACGTAATGGAAAACATGTCCTTATAAAATTAGTCCAAACAATTAATGTGATGACTAAATAATGTTGAAACCTTGCTcacagataaaaagaaattgaGAGCAGGGCCTCAACATGCTAATACAGAACTGTCTTACCAAACAGGAGAGACTTACCAGTGCTGGCTTCATAATGCAAATAATTTCGGCTAAACTTAGTATCCACTCAAGTAGGTGCAACTCCACTGGATCCAGTGAAAACCTACCTGCTGAACTAGAGTCAATCTATTTCTCATCACTCATTTGCACTGTTAAGTACTTAAACAAGAAACAGATGACACATTCCATTCCCCCCTGATTCCAGCAGTGGGAGTTCTGCATACAAGAGATTAGAACTCTGTAAAAGATTCCTTTTGCCATCAATGATCACACAAACTTTCAGCCTGCAATTGCTTGGTGGTGTTCATTAGAGTGGGAAGACTGGAAAAAATGTACTACCAAGCAAAGATTACAGCATACCAATCACAtccttttaaaatagaattcaacaaaacaaaaacaaattatttgAGCAAATGGACAGCTATGGATGTAAGAGCTGTGAACTCCTTAAGGAAACAAGTAGTCCATGAATTTTAAATCTAAACCTATGTAGAACATTGAAAtggcaaaaaaaccaaccactaacttgagaaataaaacccaaagaaaagcaTCTTTAAACAACAGCAGAGTGTATTTCACAGCCTTCCCTCAAGTATACAACTAGAAAACATGAAACACACACCAAACATGAAATACACACCCAATAAAAACTGATGAACATCAGAAAGGGAAGAGCCTGAACTAAAAGGACCAGCAGGCTATAGAGAGTTTGAAGACAATATGATTCATTTGTGCTGAAGACAAACTGTCAGGTGTTTGGCTGTTCAGATAGCAAAGAATTTGActcattcttttaaaacaaagggCCTTCAAACTACTCCTCTTAATTCTTAATGTAAAACCATGAGGAACCATTCATAATGAAATAGTAACTGGAAAAAGCATTCTATTTCCAGCTCAAGCAGCTGCAGAAAAGtacttcagtttcagaaaacgtATCTGAATTACTGTGAAAGGACAAGAAGCTGCTTTTAGGGGTGAAGCACATCACCTTGCCCAGGTTATTATAACAGAACTTTTGAATATAAAAAAGCATTTAGTACAAATTTTATTTGAAACGTAGCAAGAATCCATTACCCAGAAGTGTTACAACAGACAGGTCAACAGAATTTGTACAATATGACAGGTATTTCTCTGCGTGCAGCTCCCCGGTTTAATTTAGTCATTACCAAACAAACAATAGTTGAATAGGAATAATAAGCAttcacttctgaaaagaaaaactttggCATGTATACAACTGGCTAGTTAAAAGTAAACAGTGGTAGATTTAAGTCAGAAAGAGactcatttgttttgtttcacagcATTTTTATCAGGATCAAACTCACCAGCACTATTTTCTAGTTAGTACAAAAATGAGTACTCTTTTTTTCCGTCCAAAAACTCCTGTTAAGGGACAAAAAACCATGTTAAGAGAGATGTAAAAGAACCAACTTTTAACTCTAGAAGTGTCCATTTCAAGCAGTTTAGGCCTTGAGCATTTTTTGCACACATTGGTTTGGTCatgaacaaaacaaaccctTTAATGGTTTGCTCATTATTATATACCCTTTGGCACAGCTGACACATTCTCCTTTGGACTAGAATAAGCATGAGTATTGTCGGCTCAAAAGTCTTGTCCATCACTGGAGTacagggaaaaagaataaaggaaaatttGCATTGTGCCCATCTTCTGTCTCAAGTTTCTGTCACTGCTGTTTGCCACTTAACATACCTActaaatccaaacaaaaatgaggaaaaacaatTTGCAAGGCCTTTCTTCCTGGCATACAGTAGGCAATACCTCCATTTTAAAAGTCAGAAAGTGAGGAAAGAAGCCCCTGAATAATGACATGTCTCCTTTGAGAAGAATTACTTGCAATTCTTCAAGTACTTacaaaaaatacagtatttataCAACTTCTCCAGAACTATTATAAGTAACATATTTTAATGTAGTACTAATAAAATAAATCCATAGATACAAATGGTCACACTTCTAAGCAGGAATTATCTAACCCAGATTTAAGAGCTTGCCACAATTTCTTTATTGCTGTGGAGCAGACATTAAGTCACATGAATCCGAGTCCTTCCTTACACACATCGCAAGATCTAACCTGAAAAAACATCGGCCAGCAAATCAGAATACATTTAATGTCATTTGTACAGCCCCTGACAAATGTTGGTGATCCAAAGTTGACTGAAGGTGATGCATCTGTAGGGCACAATGGCAGAAGAGCAGTGGAGAAGAGGCAGGAATGGCAGAAAACCAGCAGAGGAGCACAAGTCAGACTCATACTCACTACTTCTTATTCCGAGGCTTTAACTCTTCTGCCGCATTTCGCaggaaaatgtagtttttctttTGGGGATTATAAAATTCATGaccctgaaaagaaaaaaaatctttgcttatTCTCTTCAAAGAGGAACTAATCAGCAGTACCttaaaatgtaatgaatatttCATTAGTTTGCTTTATTAAGATTTAATCTTCAAGTCAAGAAGAAATTAGACAACGCTGGTGGATTAGAAACAGGTTACCAGAAGTAATTCCAAGAATTgtgcacagaaagcaaaatttcaGGGATGTTTATCTATTTTTGAAGTATTAAAAAacctttccattaaaaaaaatgacacatttcTAAGCTCATTACAGAGGCAGTGTAAGAGCTCAATCTAATTTTTATGTCATTCAAAGACAGAACTAAAACTTTAGTGGCTACCCAATTTCACtttatattttttatcttttaaatgaaaaaaggtcactttttttttcccccaaagtgAAGCCCACATTCTACAGGCAATGGCAAAAATATCTGTTCTCCCACTGCAAATATGCCATTTTGCATATTGGCATTATTTGCATACTCATTACCAACTCAATATAAAACTAATCAAAAACCAGGGAGGGTAAACACTAGCAAGGCTATTGAAGTCTAATGCACAACTTGAAAATCACCAACTCCAATTGATAGAAATGGTTCTAGAAAGGAAATTTAGTACCTACTGGTTTTACCACTTCAGATCGGTTTACAGATCCATAGGTATTCCCCACTGCAGTCTAGCCAAGCACTtgtaacagaagaaaatcaCCTGCCCTGATGTCTTAACAAAATGATTTTACATTGGGCAGCATCCAGAATATTACACACAATATAGTAAAATGTTGCTCTTTGTGGCATGCAGTCAAGTACATCTGTGTGATCTTTGTATTCATTTCACTCAAAACCACAATCTTATCCTCATATTCCAAAGCACTGGTTGTAACAggaaagcaatatttttttagaGAAAGTGCCATTCCATTAAAGTCAGTTACATTTACCTCACTACCTCCTTCTTAAACTATTTTAGTAGTATTGATTGTTCACATATTGTGTTGGCTGTGATTTTCTTGCATTTACATCATCTACTGTAGAGTCATGTTTGGAAGCAAAATAGCCAAATAAATGCTACCAACAAGCTGGAAATTCAGTACACAGCATTCAAACACCAGTTTAAGTGTTTATAACTACAGTCACAGCTTTTCTGAAGTTAAAGAGAatgtgcagaagcagcagagatgtgCATTTCAGAGATTTGTGGGAACCTGTCTGGGTGCCACATTGCCACGTGACACTCCCCACAGCAGAATGTGTGGGAGCAACCACCACAACTTCTGATCATGTCATTTACATTCTACTCATCCATATTTGCAGAATAACACTGTTTAGCAATCTTATCCAACTGAAGCTAAAAACCAAAGAATGCACTACTTCAGTGTTAAATTTCATCAGATGTCTAAAACAGCCACTGTAAGCTCTCTTGCTTGTAAAATTAGACTTAGCTATTTATAAAGAACAGGGAAAGCCTCATGGGAAAAGGATACTCCTAGTTGTCAATTATGAAGATGAGTCTCAAGTTTCCTTACCTTTGACCAGTCATAACTGGAAGCATATGCAAATATGTTGCCATTATGGTTGAAACAACAAGCAGATATTGGCTGGTCGAGTTGTTCTGATGTTTTTAGCTTCGTTCGAGCAtctttatcccaaaagctgaaTCTGCCATCAGATCCTACTGTTGCAAGAGTACCGTGGACAGGGTGAAATGCTATCCCATTTACCTGCAGAATCATCAAATGCACAGTGTGAAACACCACACGAGAACACTCACAGTTATGTGCTGAATACTGAGAGTAAATACACAAGGGAGATCTTTTTAACTAGATAAGGTTCTTGGGGTTAAGTGTTTTCAGAGGttctctgtaaaacaaaacaaatcccacCAAAGCAACAAGGAAagcatcatctttttttttgtagtacgTAAATATTCAGTGCATAATCctattaaacaaatacattAATACACTAAGCATTGCTTCAATATCTGCAAAATTAACAAGTGTCATCTCTACCAAGAGGATCTGCTTGATCTGGTGCTTGTTTTAAGGCAAGTACAAAAACTTGTACTGCTCCTTAATGTACGACTGACTGGTCTGTAAACGTATATCTAAGATAATTTCAGGAAAGATAACAGGGCAAGGAGAATAAACAATTCAGAGTCAATTTTACATTAAGAGTGTGTATTACCCTGTATAAGAGATCTAGTGGTACATGCTGAATACTTACAGCATAGATATCCTGAGGTGCTGATGTGTTTGTTCCATTGGAGCGATGACACTTAAAAGTGAAATTATCTTTTGCactggaaggaggagaaaaaagtctttttacTTTCCTCCTTGTAAACTGAGCAATAAAGAAAGAATGTTTTACTGAACGACACTTACGGATTTGGGGGGTTGATATAATGAATAGCTACTCTGCCTTCAATACTTCCAAGGGCAAATCCAGTAGGTTTGTTcactttgtctttaaaaatagcAACGCAGCGATGCTGAATTtgagaaagacagagaggatTTTAGAGGCCTGAGGGCTGGATTTTCTACATGTTGACTGGTTTTTATGGGGACACTAAACACCACATAAATCAATGCAAAGTaaagtaaaaatacaaacaagGTCAAGATAGAGGTCAAGTTCTAGGGATAATTTGTGCCATAGTATTTACATTTCTAAATCCTTATGAAGATCAGCAATAAGCCAAGTCAAACCAGGATAAGTGCCACAACAGAACAGAGCACTTGGGTTTTGAAACACTGTTTTAACCAAAACACAGCAAGCCAAGAATTTCAATAAACTGTTTAAACACACTTATAACTACAATAATTTACCTGGTGTTTAAGAGGAGATTCTATTCTTCTAAATTCAGAAGGTTGATTCTCTAACTGATAAACTATCAAACCCCTTTCTGCAGTGGCCACAGCAGCCATGGGATGAACCTGGATAAGGTTGTAAGAGAGGATGGAAGACAGACACCTGTGTTAATTGCATGGCAGAGAATTCTATTTATTATTTTGCAGAAATCCCTGAAGTTGTTAAAAGGAATTAAGGATATTTtctggggagaaagtggggacagaaagaggaagaagaacaaAGTTAATTTGTAGACATATCTTAAAACAAATCCATTTTTCCTGACATTGAGAAATTCAAACATGGCAAAAATCTGCTAATTATTAGCTGACTCTTCCAATGTGAATGGCAGAGGTACACAAACTCATCCAGAAATGAAGAGGCCACTCCCAGAGCCAATTTGGTTTTGTGATGTTAAAAGGATACTAAGAACGCAAATATCTGTTTTCCAGAGCCTGATCAAGAATATCAGTTTATGTTTTACTGCTGAAAGTCACACAGACATTCAATAGTAACAGTCAGTATTTAGTGCTAACCTACAGAAGGCTCAAAGACTACCAGTTCATCCAGTCTTCATCATCCACCTGACACTAACATACTGTACATCATCACTTACCACATCTGCACAGTAACATCTTTCAGGGAGCTGCAATGTCATCATAGGTGTTGGTGAACGGGTGTCCCAGAACTGgtggaaacagaaatgaacCAACTTATGCTTGGAGTTGAGGATACACCATTTAAATTACTTCAGTAAAGagaatgcatttggtacagagTTGTTTCATTCTTGTCTATGGTCAGAATACTGCAACTCTCCCTGCAGTGAGGCTATTCCATTACTGATTTTTTGCATTAGtgcttaaaaacattttcagagacAGAAGTATTTCAGACAGATGACTGGCACACTGTGTCCATTTGTTAAGGTTTAATCCTTACCTTCAAAGTTTTATCCCAGCTTCCTGTCATCACACAGCTATAATTTGGTGCTTTAATCCAATGGATAGTCTTCACAGGAGCAtcatgctgaagaaaaaaacacataagGACAAACGCATACACATTACTAAGATAACAGCCCACATTTCTTGTTTATGGTCCTCATTTTTTGGTATGTATTTACACTTTTTATCCATTCCAGAAAATGATTAATTATTTTAGCCATAGCAGTTAGGATAAATGTTTGGTCATGAACTTATTGTGTTCTTAAGTGCTGTGAAGTCACCCACGTAAGAAAGAAATCATTCCAGACACAAAGAAATATcatcagagaagaaacaaattatGGACAGCAGGACTTTCTATTCATTTATAAAGGATATTATGCACCATGCTAAAAATCAATACTTTGGGATAAACTACATACTGTTAAACTGATTAATAAACCAACTTCTGACATCAGCTATGGAAGAAAGGCCTGCTAATTACACCAAACTGATTCCAAAAATCGAGGCTGAGAAATCTGAATTTTATCACCTCAAATAAGGCAGAAACAAGCATTAAAAGGACCAACTCTCTTAAATTACCTAACTGGTAACTCATTTCAGTCAGCATAACTATGCATTTTATGGACATTAACTTCTAAAATGAGAATGCAAATTGTAACACCCCAGAATGTAAAGGATAACCTctgtcactgcagcagagagatggttatttctgaaatttaatgttttcttatattttttccccctgtgaTGCAGCAGAGTGACTTATTGCAGTTAGTGTAGCAATGGCAACAGCTTTCTCaagtaaaagaaaggaaatagttGCACAGATTATTCAAATCACTCTGTCTGGAGGTCTTGCTATTCCTGTGCACTTTATTATCTGAAAAATATAAGCAGCACCCTACAGCCTGTTCTTCATACAGCAGAAGCattaaacatt from Colius striatus isolate bColStr4 chromosome 16, bColStr4.1.hap1, whole genome shotgun sequence carries:
- the RAE1 gene encoding mRNA export factor RAE1 isoform X2, coding for MSDSGGSAAGWEVSGIQLQPEMARMSLFGSTSGFGTGGTSMFGSTTADNHNPMKDIEVTSPPDDSISCLAFSPPTLPGNFLIAGSWANDVRCWEVQDNGQTIPKAQQMHTGPVLDGCWSDDGSKVFTASCDKTAKMWDLNSNQAIQIAQHDAPVKTIHWIKAPNYSCVMTGSWDKTLKFWDTRSPTPMMTLQLPERCYCADVVHPMAAVATAERGLIVYQLENQPSEFRRIESPLKHQHRCVAIFKDKVNKPTGFALGSIEGRVAIHYINPPNPAKDNFTFKCHRSNGTNTSAPQDIYAVNGIAFHPVHGTLATVGSDGRFSFWDKDARTKLKTSEQLDQPISACCFNHNGNIFAYASSYDWSKGHEFYNPQKKNYIFLRNAAEELKPRNKK
- the RAE1 gene encoding mRNA export factor RAE1 isoform X3 — its product is MSLFGSTSGFGTGGTSMFGSTTADNHNPMKDIEVTSPPDDSISCLAFSPPTLPGNFLIAGSWANDVRCWEVQDNGQTIPKAQQMHTGPVLDGCWSDDGSKVFTASCDKTAKMWDLNSNQAIQIAQHDAPVKTIHWIKAPNYSCVMTGSWDKTLKFWDTRSPTPMMTLQLPERCYCADVVHPMAAVATAERGLIVYQLENQPSEFRRIESPLKHQHRCVAIFKDKVNKPTGFALGSIEGRVAIHYINPPNPAKDNFTFKCHRSNGTNTSAPQDIYAVNGIAFHPVHGTLATVGSDGRFSFWDKDARTKLKTSEQLDQPISACCFNHNGNIFAYASSYDWSKGHEFYNPQKKNYIFLRNAAEELKPRNKK
- the RAE1 gene encoding mRNA export factor RAE1 isoform X1, with translation MSDSGGSAAGWEVSGIQLQPEMARMSLFGSTSGFGTGGTSMFGSTTADNHNPMKDIEVTSPPDDSISCLAFSPPTLPGNFLIAGSWANDVRCWEVQDNGQTIPKAQQMHTGPVLDGCWSDDGSKVFTASCDKTAKMWDLNSNQAIQIAQHDAPVKTIHWIKAPNYSCVMTGSWDKTLKFWDTRSPTPMMTLQLPERCYCADVVHPMAAVATAERGLIVYQLENQPSEFRRIESPLKHQHRCVAIFKDKVNKPTGFALGSIEGRVAIHYINPPNPAKDNFTFKCHRSNGTNTSAPQDIYAVNGIAFHPVHGTLATVGSDGRFSFWDKDARTKLKTSEQLDQPISACCFNHNGNIFAYASSYDWSKGHEFYNPQKKNYIFLRNAAEELKPRNKK